A genomic region of Oncorhynchus mykiss isolate Arlee chromosome 2, USDA_OmykA_1.1, whole genome shotgun sequence contains the following coding sequences:
- the LOC110535882 gene encoding claudin-12, with amino-acid sequence MSCRDIHATNAFSFIIAFISVGGIAVAALIPQWRVTRLVNFNKNAKNISVYDGLWAKCVKQDGYSGCYYYDSEWYSKVDQLDLRLLQFCLPTGLLFGSLALVLCMAGMSKTCCCSDKAETDIKSTRCLVNSAGCHLVAGMFLFLGGAIALAPSVWFLFRTKEMNIKYDRIFSDGFAVYVAIGCSGGLMLAALLMFMWYCMCKKLPSPFWLPLPTLPNSLSTQPLTANGYPPSPVYGPPQTFPPQGYVPTVMDAQPYAPSQGYPQSVAPLAQQPQQVYMSQMSAPDGYGSEVGQNQAYSYALSQSYAPSQVGYAPSYVGHHYSTRSRMSGIEIDIPVLTQDL; translated from the exons ATGTCGTGCCGGGACATCCACGCCACCAATGCCTTCTCCTTCATCATCGCCTTCATCTCCGTGGGCGGCATCGCTGTGGCGGCGCTGATCCCACAGTGGCGAGTGACACGACTTGTCAACTTCAACAAAAACGCCAAGAACATCAGCGTCTATGATGGCCTGTGGGCCAAGTGTGTGAAACAAGATGGCTACTctggctgctactactacgactcAGAG TGGTATTCTAAAGTGGACCAGTTGGACCTGAGACTGCTCCAGTTCTGCCTGCCTACTGGGCTACTGTTTGGCTCCCTGGCCCTGGTGCTGTGTATGGCAGGCATGTCTAAGACCTGCTGCTGCTCTGATAAGGCTGAGACAGACATCAAGAGTACCCGCTGTCTGGTCAACAGCGCAGGCTGCCACCTAGTGGCCGGGATGTTCCTGTTCCTGGGCGGTGCTATCGCCCTGGCACCTTCCGTGTGGTTCCTGTTCCGGACTAAAGAGATGAACATCAAGTACGACCGCATCTTCTCAGACGGGTTCGCGGTCTACGTGGCCATCGGCTGTTCCGGTGGCCTCATGCTCGCCGCCCTGCTGATGTTCATGTGGTACTGCATGTGTAAGAAGCTACCCTCTCCCTTCTGGCTGCCTCTCCCCACACTTCCTAACTCCCTCTCCACCCAGCCCCTCACAGCCAATGGGTACCCCCCCTCCCCTGTCTACGGACCCCCTCAGACCTTCCCTCCACAGGGGTACGTCCCCACTGTGATGGATGCCCAGCCCTACGCTCCCTCCCAGGGCTACCCTCAGAGCGTAGCCCCactggcccagcagcctcagcAGGTCTATATGTCCCAGATGTCAGCCCCGGATGGGTATGGGTCAGAGGTGGGGCAGAACCAGGCTTACAGCTATGCCCTGTCCCAGAGTTATGCCCCCTCTCAGGTGGGCTACGCCCCCAGCTACGTAGGCCACCACTACTCCACACGCTCACGCATGTCTGGCATAGAGATAGACATCCCTGTTCTAACACAAGacctctga